A single region of the Synechococcus sp. HK05 genome encodes:
- a CDS encoding ROK family protein, producing the protein MAQLIGVDLGGTAIKLGRFSLEGELLAELEVPTPQPPMPGAVVIAIVEAVQQLDPDRLASCVGLGLPGPMDAAGRVARVCINLPGWEQVPLAEWLEPQLQRRVTLANDGNCAVVGEAWQGAAKGYQHVLLLTLGTGVGGGVLLDGRLFTGHGGAAAEPGLICIDPDGPACNSGNRGSLEQFCSIGALARQSPFTPHELCQRADLGDPEASAIWQRFGRHLGVGLSSLIYVLTPELVLIGGGLSAASHHFLPSALAEVEQRVQRESRQGLEIRRCALGNGAGRLGAARLARDRLLHSRLG; encoded by the coding sequence ATGGCCCAGTTGATCGGCGTGGATCTGGGCGGCACGGCGATCAAGCTGGGCCGCTTCAGCCTGGAGGGAGAGCTGCTGGCGGAGTTGGAGGTGCCTACGCCCCAGCCGCCCATGCCCGGTGCCGTGGTGATCGCGATCGTGGAGGCGGTGCAGCAGCTCGACCCCGATCGGCTGGCCTCCTGCGTGGGGCTGGGCTTGCCCGGGCCGATGGATGCGGCGGGTCGCGTGGCGCGGGTGTGCATCAACCTGCCGGGCTGGGAGCAGGTTCCCCTCGCCGAGTGGCTGGAGCCCCAGTTGCAGCGGCGCGTCACCCTCGCCAACGACGGCAATTGCGCCGTGGTGGGCGAGGCCTGGCAGGGCGCTGCCAAGGGCTACCAACACGTGCTGTTGCTCACGCTGGGCACCGGTGTAGGCGGCGGTGTGTTGCTCGATGGCCGTTTGTTCACGGGCCATGGCGGCGCCGCGGCGGAGCCCGGCCTGATCTGCATCGATCCCGATGGTCCGGCCTGCAACAGCGGCAACCGCGGATCCCTGGAGCAGTTCTGCAGCATCGGCGCCTTGGCCCGCCAGTCGCCCTTCACTCCCCACGAGCTGTGCCAGCGGGCGGATCTTGGCGATCCCGAAGCGTCGGCGATCTGGCAGCGCTTCGGGCGCCACCTGGGGGTGGGATTGAGTTCCTTGATCTATGTGCTCACCCCCGAGCTGGTGTTGATCGGTGGCGGCCTGAGTGCGGCGAGCCACCATTTCCTGCCGAGCGCCCTGGCGGAAGTGGAGCAACGGGTGCAGCGCGAGAGCCGCCAGGGGCTTGAGATTCGCCGTTGTGCCCTCGGCAATGGGGCCGGTCGCCTCGGTGCCGCCCGTTTGGCCCGCGATCGTCTGCTCCATAGCCGGCTGGGATGA
- a CDS encoding glutamate-5-semialdehyde dehydrogenase yields MMRPVPTTPVSVPDPTPDLLQRAAAVRQAAMALGRLSDQQRRQAVEAMAAALEAAADQIVAANQADLNAAAADGLAPALVARLKLDAAKLAAAIEGVRQVAQLPDPLGVRQLHRELDQGLLLERVSVPLGVLGVIFEARPDAVMQIASLAIRSGNGAMLKGGREASRSCAAILDALRAGLATSAVEPQALELLTSREESLGLLKLDGLVDLIIPRGSNELVRFIQDNTRIPVLGHADGICHLYVDREVDIEQAVRIAIDAKTQYPAACNAIETLLLHEESAAAFLTAALPAFAAAGVELRGDAAAQRLGVSHSAADDDWRREYSDLVLAVRVVSSLDQALDHIGRFGSRHTEAICTTNADTAETFLRSVDSAGVYANCSTRFADGFRYGFGAEVGISTQTLPPRGPVGLEGLVTYRYWMRGNGHIAADYACGERSFTHRDLPL; encoded by the coding sequence ATGATGCGCCCAGTGCCCACTACGCCTGTGAGCGTTCCCGATCCCACCCCTGATCTGCTGCAACGGGCGGCCGCCGTGCGGCAGGCCGCCATGGCGCTGGGCCGCCTCAGCGATCAGCAGCGCCGCCAGGCCGTGGAGGCGATGGCCGCGGCGTTGGAAGCCGCTGCCGATCAGATCGTGGCGGCCAACCAAGCCGATCTCAACGCTGCCGCGGCCGACGGTCTGGCTCCCGCCCTGGTGGCGCGCCTCAAGCTCGATGCCGCCAAGTTGGCCGCCGCGATTGAAGGGGTGCGCCAGGTGGCTCAGCTCCCCGATCCACTCGGGGTGCGCCAGCTGCACCGCGAACTGGATCAAGGTTTGCTGTTGGAGCGCGTCAGCGTTCCCCTAGGGGTGCTCGGGGTGATCTTTGAGGCCAGGCCCGATGCGGTGATGCAGATCGCATCGCTGGCGATCCGCTCCGGCAACGGGGCCATGCTGAAAGGCGGCCGGGAAGCGAGCCGCAGCTGTGCGGCCATCCTCGATGCCCTGCGCGCCGGCCTCGCCACCAGTGCCGTGGAGCCGCAGGCGCTGGAGCTGCTCACCTCCCGCGAGGAGAGCCTGGGTTTGCTCAAGCTCGATGGGCTGGTGGATCTGATCATTCCCCGCGGCTCCAACGAGCTGGTGCGCTTCATTCAGGACAACACCCGTATTCCGGTGCTGGGCCATGCCGATGGCATCTGCCATCTCTATGTCGACCGCGAGGTTGACATTGAACAGGCGGTACGCATCGCCATCGATGCGAAAACCCAATACCCCGCCGCCTGCAACGCCATCGAAACCTTGCTGCTGCATGAGGAGAGTGCTGCGGCGTTCCTAACGGCGGCCCTGCCGGCCTTTGCCGCCGCTGGTGTGGAACTGCGAGGCGATGCAGCGGCCCAGAGGCTTGGCGTGAGCCACAGCGCCGCTGACGACGATTGGCGCCGTGAATACTCCGACCTCGTGCTTGCCGTGCGGGTGGTGAGCTCACTCGATCAGGCGCTTGATCACATCGGACGCTTTGGCTCGCGCCACACCGAAGCGATCTGCACCACCAATGCCGACACCGCTGAGACGTTCCTGCGCAGTGTTGACAGTGCCGGTGTGTACGCCAACTGCTCCACGCGCTTCGCCGATGGCTTCCGCTACGGCTTTGGCGCCGAGGTGGGCATCTCCACCCAAACCTTGCCGCCGCGAGGGCCCGTGGGCTTGGAGGGGCTGGTCACCTATCGCTATTGGATGCGCGGCAACGGCCACATTGCGGCCGATTACGCCTGCGGTGAGCGCAGCTTCACCCACCGCGATCTGCCGTTGTGA
- a CDS encoding dihydroneopterin aldolase — MSEAADRVVVRGLRLWAHVGVLEHERRTGQWFELDFSLGFSMAAAAAADDLSQTLDYSRAIQALQLQARTLRCLTLEHWSDRILELLEELYGLVPIWLELRKCQAPVPGFSGIVAVQRSRRWLP, encoded by the coding sequence GTGAGCGAGGCTGCCGATCGGGTGGTCGTGCGTGGCCTCCGGCTCTGGGCCCATGTGGGGGTTCTGGAGCACGAGCGCCGCACGGGCCAGTGGTTTGAGCTGGATTTCAGCCTGGGATTCTCCATGGCCGCCGCTGCCGCTGCCGATGATCTGAGCCAGACCCTCGACTACAGCCGTGCGATTCAGGCCCTGCAGCTTCAGGCCCGAACCCTGCGCTGTCTCACGCTCGAGCACTGGAGCGATCGAATTCTGGAGCTGTTGGAAGAGCTGTATGGGCTGGTTCCGATTTGGTTGGAACTGCGTAAATGTCAGGCCCCAGTGCCCGGATTCTCCGGCATCGTGGCGGTGCAACGCTCCCGGCGCTGGTTGCCATGA
- a CDS encoding triacylglycerol lipase, which yields MSRPLVLLHGLWDTPRLFRRLEEELLRRNPALELYAPHLPHRLGMVPIRELASQLAALLEARFGPRQELDLFGFSMGGVIGRTWLQEHEGWQRTRRFVCLGSPQNGTLTAQLVPRRWFGGIADMKIGSALLRDLRSQAPLLAGLECHSLFTSTDLTVVPGWRAVLPLGSRQPVPVFTHRQLIVHPRAIRALADVLLAVDGVQQPGT from the coding sequence ATGAGCCGTCCGCTGGTGTTGTTGCATGGCCTCTGGGACACACCACGCCTGTTTCGCCGCTTAGAGGAGGAACTGTTGCGGCGCAACCCGGCGCTGGAGCTCTATGCCCCTCACCTGCCCCATCGGCTCGGGATGGTGCCGATCCGTGAGTTGGCGTCCCAGCTTGCAGCTTTGCTGGAGGCGCGTTTTGGACCCAGGCAGGAGCTTGATCTGTTCGGCTTTTCCATGGGCGGTGTGATTGGCCGCACCTGGTTGCAAGAGCACGAGGGTTGGCAGCGCACACGCCGTTTTGTCTGTCTGGGAAGCCCGCAGAACGGCACCCTCACAGCCCAACTGGTGCCCAGGCGGTGGTTTGGAGGCATTGCCGACATGAAGATCGGCAGTGCCCTGTTGCGCGATCTACGCAGCCAGGCGCCGCTGCTCGCCGGTTTGGAGTGCCACAGCCTGTTCACCTCCACCGATCTCACGGTGGTGCCAGGTTGGCGGGCGGTGTTGCCGCTGGGATCGCGCCAGCCGGTGCCGGTGTTCACCCACCGGCAGTTGATCGTTCATCCGCGGGCGATTCGCGCCCTGGCGGATGTGCTGTTGGCTGTTGATGGCGTTCAGCAGCCCGGCACTTGA
- a CDS encoding DUF6629 family protein: protein MCFSASASFTASAVLMPLGLYSTHLARSNQQPNYVPLALVPFFFGVQQFVEGLEWTALDQGRIEPLTTLAGLGFLFFAYCFWMVWIPWSAWSISRSTDSHGLQHRLRWVAIVSTVMGVAFYLPVLFDPPAVQPAVHSTGRLLYDISNLHSIVHNFVNTEPVGELVYWGFIVLPLLAVADKAVKLFGVLIFVSIFLTWLTYSATFNSVWCFYCAVLSIVVLWIVNRPQLRHAR, encoded by the coding sequence ATGTGCTTTTCGGCGTCCGCGAGCTTTACGGCCTCAGCGGTGTTGATGCCTCTTGGCCTTTACAGCACCCATCTCGCCCGCAGCAATCAGCAACCGAATTACGTTCCGCTGGCTCTGGTTCCCTTCTTCTTCGGGGTGCAGCAATTTGTGGAGGGGTTGGAGTGGACGGCCCTGGATCAGGGCCGCATTGAGCCACTCACCACCTTGGCTGGATTGGGTTTTTTGTTCTTTGCGTATTGCTTCTGGATGGTGTGGATACCCTGGAGCGCCTGGTCGATCAGTCGCAGCACCGATTCCCATGGCTTGCAACATCGGTTGCGCTGGGTGGCGATCGTGAGCACGGTGATGGGTGTGGCGTTTTATCTGCCGGTTTTGTTCGATCCACCGGCCGTGCAGCCGGCTGTGCACAGCACCGGGCGCTTGCTTTATGACATCTCCAATCTGCACAGCATCGTGCATAACTTTGTGAATACCGAGCCGGTGGGTGAGTTGGTGTATTGGGGCTTCATCGTGTTGCCTCTTCTGGCGGTGGCCGACAAGGCTGTGAAATTGTTTGGTGTGTTGATCTTTGTCTCGATCTTTCTCACATGGCTCACCTACAGCGCCACCTTTAATTCCGTGTGGTGCTTCTACTGTGCCGTGCTGTCGATCGTGGTGCTCTGGATCGTGAATCGTCCCCAGCTTCGCCATGCTCGGTGA
- a CDS encoding alpha/beta hydrolase, whose product MSTASRVLPWVQRFNLKLLILVLAVGLGINLIGVGHLLLALRNLLTPDDLRILLQFSGLLLLVLIPAAGIYSLVSEFAFWEGWLDGLPAPASLFPSAERADASASGAADRCYLVYLDGIHQLERDHPPRVSAFLEVLEQHLPAHSTLVRGLETYTVMPVALAEDAGSAWFWRRLFALQEQHPNAWIQLLAAVLVQANNVIKVGISSDRRYGPILNYELALKISLRLAEAGFRPGGADSIVLLGYSGGAEMAMGVGDYLRRITHSAVSIVSFCGVFSGNQVLHQLAGITQIVGSNDPVAAFGRLAYPGRLPLLPLSNWNKAWAQGRIQRREIAGLNHNGDQGPFADRYRLPVVQAIVAALPASAVAPAQTDC is encoded by the coding sequence ATGAGCACGGCCAGCCGCGTGCTCCCTTGGGTTCAGCGCTTCAATCTGAAGCTGCTGATTTTGGTGCTGGCGGTTGGCTTGGGTATCAATCTGATCGGCGTCGGCCATCTCCTGCTGGCCCTGCGCAACTTGCTCACGCCGGATGATCTGCGCATTCTGCTGCAGTTTAGTGGGCTCTTGCTGTTGGTGCTGATCCCCGCGGCCGGCATCTATTCGTTGGTGAGTGAATTCGCCTTCTGGGAAGGCTGGTTGGATGGCCTGCCGGCCCCGGCCAGCCTGTTTCCTTCTGCCGAACGTGCGGATGCATCGGCTTCCGGCGCTGCGGATCGCTGTTATCTCGTTTATCTCGATGGCATTCACCAATTGGAGCGGGATCACCCGCCGCGGGTGTCTGCCTTTCTGGAGGTGTTGGAGCAGCACCTGCCTGCCCATTCCACGTTGGTGCGTGGCTTGGAAACCTACACCGTGATGCCCGTTGCTTTGGCGGAAGATGCCGGTAGTGCCTGGTTTTGGAGGCGGTTGTTTGCCTTGCAGGAGCAGCACCCCAATGCTTGGATCCAGCTGTTGGCCGCCGTGTTGGTTCAGGCCAATAATGTGATCAAAGTGGGGATCTCCTCGGATCGGCGTTATGGCCCGATCCTCAATTACGAATTGGCTTTGAAGATTAGTTTGCGTTTGGCAGAAGCTGGATTTCGCCCCGGTGGAGCTGATTCGATTGTGCTGTTGGGCTATAGCGGGGGTGCCGAGATGGCGATGGGGGTGGGCGATTACCTCCGCCGCATCACCCATTCAGCCGTCAGCATTGTGAGCTTTTGCGGGGTCTTTAGCGGCAACCAGGTCCTGCATCAACTTGCTGGCATCACTCAGATCGTGGGGAGCAACGATCCGGTGGCCGCCTTCGGACGCCTGGCCTATCCGGGGCGCTTGCCCCTGCTGCCCCTCTCCAATTGGAACAAGGCCTGGGCCCAGGGCCGGATTCAGCGGCGGGAGATTGCTGGCCTCAATCACAACGGCGACCAAGGCCCCTTTGCCGATCGCTATCGCCTGCCGGTGGTTCAGGCGATTGTGGCGGCGCTGCCAGCGTCAGCTGTTGCACCAGCGCAAACGGACTGCTAA
- a CDS encoding M3 family metallopeptidase: MSSATASRPEILRGEGLPRFEAITPEAVSSEIPKLITELSEELSALEQGLQQAMGAATALTWAAVMDPLQRLGERLRWSWGVVSHLNGVCNSPELREAHAAQQAAVVQFGNRAGQSQVIYRALEQLAQHKQALDPTQQRILAAELRDMQLRGVGLSGSEQEAFNAASQELAELSTRFGNQVLDATNGWTLKLSDPAEIDGLPTSLLDQLAQAARQAGDADATAETGPWLLGLDMPRYAPFLKYSRRRDLREQVYRAHVSRASGNNGDALNNWPLIERILTLRGEQARRLGYANWAEVSLAAKMADSEAAVEALLEELRDAAYPVAQQELTALAECAQRVGAAEATDLQPWDVSFWAEKLRQESFELDSEALRPYFPLPQVLEGLFGLCQRLFGISIEAADGEAPVWHSDVRYFRILDGGQPLAAFYLDPYSRPGSKRGGAWMDECLVRSRNADGTPVLPVAYLICNQSPPVGDTPSLMTFEEVETLFHEFGHGLQHMLTTVERPQAAGINGVEWDAVELPSQFMENWCYDRATLMGMARHWQSGEALPEEEYRKLLAARTFMGGSATLRQVHFALVDLRLHSQWHPDCGQSPEQLRRAIAERTTVLAPIDEDAFLCSFGHIFAGGYAAGYYSYKWAEVLSADAFSAFEEVGLENEAQIRETGRRFRDTVLSLGGSLDPKAVFEAFRGRQPSSDALIRHSGLVAV; the protein is encoded by the coding sequence ATGAGCAGCGCCACCGCATCACGCCCCGAGATCCTGCGCGGTGAGGGGCTCCCCCGCTTTGAGGCGATCACGCCTGAGGCGGTGAGCAGCGAGATCCCCAAGCTGATCACGGAGCTCTCCGAGGAGCTCTCCGCACTGGAACAGGGGCTCCAGCAGGCCATGGGCGCAGCTACGGCGCTCACCTGGGCCGCGGTGATGGATCCCCTTCAGCGCCTGGGGGAGCGGCTGCGCTGGAGTTGGGGGGTGGTGAGCCACCTCAATGGGGTGTGCAACAGCCCTGAACTCCGGGAAGCCCATGCTGCCCAGCAGGCGGCAGTGGTGCAGTTCGGCAACCGCGCTGGCCAAAGCCAGGTGATCTATCGCGCCCTCGAGCAGCTGGCGCAGCACAAGCAGGCCCTCGATCCCACCCAGCAGCGGATCCTGGCGGCCGAATTGCGCGACATGCAGCTGCGGGGGGTGGGCCTGAGCGGTAGCGAACAGGAGGCCTTCAATGCCGCCAGCCAGGAGCTGGCCGAGCTCTCCACCCGCTTCGGCAACCAGGTGCTCGATGCCACCAACGGCTGGACCCTGAAACTGAGCGACCCAGCCGAGATCGACGGCCTTCCCACCAGCCTGTTGGATCAGCTGGCCCAGGCGGCCCGCCAGGCCGGCGACGCCGATGCCACGGCGGAGACAGGTCCTTGGCTCCTGGGGCTCGACATGCCCCGTTACGCCCCCTTCCTCAAATACAGCCGCCGCCGCGACCTCCGCGAACAGGTGTACCGGGCCCATGTGAGCCGCGCCTCCGGCAACAACGGTGATGCCCTCAACAACTGGCCACTGATCGAGCGCATCCTCACCCTGCGGGGAGAGCAAGCCCGCCGCCTCGGCTATGCCAACTGGGCGGAGGTGAGCCTGGCCGCCAAGATGGCCGACTCCGAAGCCGCTGTAGAGGCCCTGCTCGAGGAGCTGCGCGATGCCGCCTACCCCGTAGCCCAGCAGGAGCTGACGGCCCTGGCGGAATGCGCCCAGCGTGTGGGTGCCGCAGAGGCCACTGATCTGCAGCCGTGGGATGTGAGCTTCTGGGCCGAAAAACTGCGCCAGGAGAGCTTCGAGCTCGACAGCGAAGCGCTACGGCCCTACTTCCCGCTGCCCCAGGTGTTGGAGGGACTGTTCGGCCTGTGCCAACGCCTGTTCGGGATCAGCATCGAAGCTGCCGACGGCGAGGCACCGGTATGGCACAGCGATGTGCGCTACTTCCGCATCCTCGATGGCGGGCAGCCGCTGGCGGCCTTTTACCTCGACCCCTACAGCCGCCCCGGCAGCAAGCGCGGCGGGGCCTGGATGGATGAATGCCTCGTGCGCTCCCGCAACGCCGATGGAACGCCGGTGCTGCCGGTGGCTTACCTGATCTGCAACCAGAGCCCGCCGGTGGGGGACACCCCCAGCCTGATGACCTTCGAGGAGGTGGAAACCCTCTTCCACGAGTTCGGCCACGGCCTCCAGCACATGCTCACCACTGTTGAGCGTCCCCAGGCCGCCGGGATCAACGGCGTGGAATGGGATGCGGTGGAGCTGCCCAGCCAGTTCATGGAGAACTGGTGCTACGACCGCGCCACGTTGATGGGAATGGCCCGCCACTGGCAGAGCGGCGAGGCCCTGCCGGAGGAGGAGTACCGCAAGCTGCTGGCAGCGCGCACGTTCATGGGCGGCTCCGCCACGCTGCGGCAAGTGCACTTCGCCCTGGTGGATCTACGGCTGCACAGCCAGTGGCATCCAGATTGCGGCCAGAGCCCTGAGCAGTTGCGCCGCGCCATCGCTGAACGCACCACAGTGCTTGCTCCGATCGATGAGGACGCCTTCCTCTGCTCCTTCGGCCACATCTTTGCCGGTGGTTATGCAGCCGGCTACTACTCCTACAAGTGGGCTGAAGTGCTGAGCGCCGATGCGTTCAGCGCCTTTGAAGAGGTGGGACTCGAGAACGAAGCGCAGATCCGCGAAACCGGTCGCCGCTTTCGCGACACCGTGCTGAGCCTCGGTGGAAGCCTGGATCCCAAAGCGGTGTTTGAAGCGTTCCGCGGCCGGCAACCCAGCAGCGATGCCCTGATTCGCCATTCCGGGTTGGTAGCCGTCTAA
- a CDS encoding NAD(P)H-quinone oxidoreductase subunit 4, with amino-acid sequence MDAFLPLLAASSGLASSAFGDAAVAEGLLAAPTSFPWLSLITLLPVAVAPLLMVLPGDGTDPKLPRTIALITLLVDLGLMLFVFSQHYDGSIAGLQLVERFAWVPAIGLEWSLATDGLSAPLVVLSGLVTLLSVAASWNIQKKTRLYFALLLVQASAQAMVFLSQDFLLFFLAWELELVPVYLLIAIWGGQQRQYAATKFILYTATASLLILVSGLALALNGPFTLNLSELIARSPGGTFGLLCYLGFLVGFGVKLPMFPLHTWLPDAHGEANAPVSMLLAGVLLKMGGYALLRFNVQMLPEAHLVLAPALVVLGIVNIVYGALNAFAQDNVKRRIACSSVSHMGFVLLGIGAIDSLGMSGAMLQMISHGLIAAAMFFVTGVFYERTKTLSIPNMGGLAKVLPITFAFFLASSLASLALPGMSGFVSEITVFLGLTSNADFTVGFRVIAVVLAAIGVVLTPVYLLSLCRRVFFGPRIPALAVLGDMKPRELVIGLTLLVPTLVIGFWPRVAIDVYEASTTALSDNLAQLAVVALRLPALG; translated from the coding sequence ATGGACGCCTTTTTGCCCCTCTTGGCCGCGTCCTCCGGGCTTGCCAGCTCGGCCTTCGGGGATGCCGCCGTGGCAGAAGGTCTGCTGGCCGCTCCCACCAGTTTTCCCTGGCTGAGCCTGATCACCCTGCTGCCCGTTGCGGTGGCACCGCTGCTGATGGTGCTGCCCGGTGACGGCACCGATCCAAAGCTGCCCCGCACCATTGCCCTGATCACCTTGCTGGTGGATCTGGGCCTGATGCTCTTCGTGTTCAGCCAGCACTACGACGGCTCCATCGCCGGCCTGCAGCTAGTGGAGCGCTTCGCTTGGGTGCCGGCGATCGGGCTGGAGTGGTCGCTGGCCACCGATGGCCTCTCCGCACCGCTGGTGGTGCTCTCTGGCCTGGTCACGCTCCTGTCGGTGGCCGCCAGCTGGAACATCCAGAAGAAAACGCGCCTCTACTTCGCCCTGCTGCTGGTGCAGGCCTCGGCCCAGGCGATGGTGTTCCTCTCCCAGGACTTCCTGCTGTTCTTCCTGGCGTGGGAACTGGAACTGGTTCCCGTTTACCTGCTGATCGCCATCTGGGGCGGCCAACAGCGCCAGTACGCCGCCACCAAGTTCATCCTCTATACCGCCACGGCCTCGCTGCTGATCCTGGTGAGCGGTCTGGCCCTGGCCCTGAATGGGCCCTTCACGCTCAACCTCAGCGAGCTGATCGCCCGCTCACCGGGCGGCACCTTCGGCCTGCTCTGCTATTTGGGCTTCCTGGTGGGCTTCGGTGTGAAGCTGCCGATGTTCCCGCTGCACACCTGGCTGCCCGACGCCCACGGTGAAGCCAACGCTCCTGTGTCGATGCTGCTGGCGGGGGTGCTCCTCAAGATGGGCGGCTACGCCCTGCTGCGCTTCAACGTGCAGATGTTGCCTGAGGCGCATCTGGTGCTGGCGCCCGCCCTGGTGGTGCTCGGCATCGTGAACATCGTGTACGGCGCCCTCAACGCCTTCGCCCAAGACAACGTGAAGCGGCGGATCGCCTGCAGCTCTGTGAGCCACATGGGCTTCGTGCTGCTGGGCATCGGCGCCATCGACAGCCTCGGCATGAGCGGCGCAATGCTGCAGATGATCAGCCACGGCCTGATCGCGGCGGCGATGTTCTTCGTGACCGGTGTGTTTTATGAGCGGACCAAAACCCTCTCCATCCCCAACATGGGCGGCCTGGCCAAGGTGCTGCCGATCACCTTCGCCTTCTTCCTGGCCAGCTCCCTGGCCTCCCTGGCCCTGCCGGGCATGAGCGGCTTCGTGAGCGAGATCACCGTGTTCCTCGGCCTCACCAGCAACGCCGACTTCACCGTGGGCTTCCGCGTGATCGCCGTGGTGCTGGCCGCCATCGGTGTGGTGCTGACGCCCGTTTATCTGCTCAGCCTCTGCCGCCGGGTGTTCTTCGGGCCCCGCATTCCGGCCCTGGCCGTGCTGGGCGATATGAAACCCCGCGAGCTGGTGATCGGCCTCACCCTGCTGGTGCCAACCCTGGTGATCGGCTTCTGGCCGCGGGTGGCGATCGACGTGTACGAGGCCTCCACCACGGCCCTCTCCGACAACCTGGCGCAGCTCGCTGTGGTGGCGCTTCGGCTACCCGCCCTCGGCTGA
- the thrB gene encoding homoserine kinase, whose protein sequence is MVRPRIGQGVVVDVPATTANLGPGFDCLGAALDLNNRFEMRCIEGDGERFELVIEGSEGSHLRGGPDNLVYRAAQRVWKEAGEQPIAIEARVRLAVPPARGLGSSATAIVAGLMGANALIGEPLSREKLLELAIDIEGHPDNVVPSLLGGLCMTAKAASHRWRVVRCEWSPEVLAVVAIPSIRLSTSEARRVMPKAISIADAVTNLGSLTLLLQGLRTGNGDLIADGMHDRIHEPYRWGLIQGGRQVREAALQAGAWGCVISGAGPSILALANRDQAGAVRRAMVRAWESEGVASRAEVLQLQQAGSRWNTIPDRDTTSP, encoded by the coding sequence ATGGTCCGCCCCCGCATCGGCCAGGGGGTTGTGGTGGATGTTCCCGCCACGACAGCCAACCTGGGCCCCGGCTTTGACTGTCTGGGGGCCGCCCTGGATCTCAACAATCGCTTTGAGATGCGCTGCATCGAAGGCGATGGCGAGCGCTTCGAGCTGGTGATTGAAGGGAGCGAGGGCTCTCACCTGCGGGGCGGCCCCGACAACCTCGTGTACCGCGCCGCCCAGCGGGTGTGGAAAGAAGCGGGCGAGCAGCCGATCGCCATCGAAGCGCGGGTGCGGCTGGCGGTGCCCCCGGCCCGGGGGCTGGGCAGCAGTGCCACGGCGATCGTGGCCGGATTGATGGGCGCGAACGCCCTGATTGGCGAGCCCCTCAGCCGCGAAAAACTGCTCGAGCTGGCCATTGATATTGAGGGCCACCCCGACAACGTGGTGCCCTCGCTGCTGGGTGGTCTCTGCATGACCGCCAAGGCGGCCTCCCACCGCTGGCGGGTGGTGCGCTGCGAGTGGTCGCCCGAGGTGCTGGCGGTGGTGGCCATCCCCTCGATCCGCCTTTCCACAAGCGAAGCGCGGCGAGTGATGCCGAAGGCGATTTCGATCGCGGATGCGGTGACCAACCTGGGCTCGCTGACGCTGCTGCTGCAGGGGCTGCGCACGGGCAACGGCGACCTGATCGCCGATGGCATGCACGACCGCATCCATGAGCCCTATCGCTGGGGCCTGATCCAGGGTGGGCGTCAGGTGCGCGAAGCCGCCCTGCAGGCGGGCGCCTGGGGCTGCGTGATTAGCGGCGCTGGCCCGAGCATTCTCGCGCTGGCCAATCGTGATCAGGCCGGCGCCGTGCGACGGGCGATGGTGCGGGCCTGGGAAAGCGAAGGTGTGGCCTCGCGCGCTGAAGTTCTTCAGCTGCAGCAGGCTGGCAGCCGCTGGAACACCATCCCCGACCGCGACACCACCAGCCCCTGA
- the glk gene encoding glucokinase, with amino-acid sequence MTTLLAGDIGGTKTLLATYTLDGGQLRQQRTERFVSADWADFGDLVNHFLAAEPASSRPSHACFAVAGPVRQGRVKLTNLPWQLEQTALAHRCGLEQVDLVNDFAVLIYGLPHVQADQHCLLKPAAGGSDPQAPVAILGAGTGLGVAIGVPTAQGLQAMASEASHAEFAPRNEAEWQLKGWLKQDLQIERVSIERVVSGTGLGDVMRWLLATDPSAEGHPLARVDSTERPAATATAAAAGDPLARRAMDLWLGAYGSTAGDLALQTLCSGGLWVGGGTAGKLLEELQSPAFLGPLLQKGRLSTVLEQVPVLALTDPEAGLFSAACRARMLMG; translated from the coding sequence ATGACCACCCTTCTGGCCGGCGACATCGGCGGCACCAAAACCCTTCTGGCGACTTACACGCTGGATGGCGGCCAGCTGCGCCAGCAGCGCACCGAGCGGTTTGTGTCGGCGGACTGGGCCGATTTCGGCGACCTGGTGAATCACTTTCTGGCCGCCGAACCGGCGTCAAGCCGGCCGAGCCATGCCTGCTTCGCCGTTGCTGGGCCCGTGCGGCAGGGCCGCGTGAAGCTCACCAACCTTCCCTGGCAGCTGGAGCAGACAGCCCTAGCCCATCGCTGCGGGCTGGAGCAGGTGGATCTGGTGAACGATTTCGCCGTGCTGATTTATGGCCTGCCCCACGTGCAGGCCGATCAACACTGCCTGCTGAAGCCCGCAGCAGGGGGCAGTGATCCCCAGGCGCCAGTCGCCATTCTTGGCGCTGGCACCGGATTGGGGGTGGCGATCGGTGTGCCCACGGCCCAGGGGCTGCAAGCCATGGCCAGTGAGGCCTCCCACGCCGAATTCGCGCCGCGCAACGAGGCGGAATGGCAGCTGAAAGGCTGGCTCAAGCAGGATCTGCAGATCGAACGGGTGTCGATCGAGCGGGTCGTGAGCGGCACGGGTCTGGGAGATGTCATGCGGTGGCTGCTGGCCACAGACCCCTCAGCCGAAGGCCATCCCCTGGCCAGGGTGGACAGCACCGAGCGCCCCGCGGCCACCGCCACGGCAGCGGCGGCCGGTGATCCCCTGGCCCGCCGCGCCATGGATCTCTGGCTGGGCGCCTACGGCAGCACCGCCGGTGACCTGGCCCTGCAAACCCTTTGCAGCGGGGGCCTGTGGGTGGGCGGCGGCACAGCGGGAAAACTGCTGGAGGAACTGCAATCCCCCGCGTTTCTGGGCCCACTGCTGCAGAAAGGACGCCTCAGCACGGTGCTCGAGCAGGTGCCGGTGCTGGCCCTGACCGATCCGGAGGCCGGGCTGTTCAGTGCCGCCTGCCGCGCCCGGATGCTGATGGGCTGA